One window of the Piliocolobus tephrosceles isolate RC106 chromosome 17, ASM277652v3, whole genome shotgun sequence genome contains the following:
- the HERPUD1 gene encoding homocysteine-responsive endoplasmic reticulum-resident ubiquitin-like domain member 1 protein isoform X1, which translates to MGGSHRAFCPQSRARGSYKRRPKRGRAPQRRERSLRRLGAAATPPVWHLGAQRSPDATMESETEPEPVTLLVKSPNQRHRDLELSGDRSWSVGHLKAHLSRVYPERPRPEDQRLIYSGKLLLDHQCLRDLLPKQEKRHVLHLVCNVKSPSKMPEISAKVAESTEQPAGSNRGQYPEDSSSDGLRQREVLRNLSSPEWENISRPEAAQQAFQGLGPDFSGYTPYGWLQLSWFQQIYARQYYMQYLAATAASGAFVPPPSAQEIPVVSAPAPAPIHNQFPAENQPANQNAAPQVVVNPGANQNLRMNAQGGPIVEEDDEINRDWLDWTYSAATFSVFLSILYFYSSLSRFLMVMGATVVMYLHHVGWFPFRPRLVQNFPNDGPPPDVVNQDPNNNLQEGTDPETEDPNHLPPDRNVLDGEQTSPSFMSTAWLVFKTFFASLLPEGPPAIAN; encoded by the exons ATGGGCGGCAGCCACAGAGCGTTTTGTCCGCAGAGCCGGGCGCGGGGCTCCTATAAAAGGCGCCCAAAGCGGGGGCGCGCGCCCCAGAGACGCGAACGGTCGTTGCGGAGGTTGGGGGCGGCTGCTACGCCGCCTGTCTGGCACCTGGGAGCGCAGCGGAGCCCCGACGCCACCATGGAGTCCGAGACCGAACCCGAGCCCGTCACGCTGCTGGTGAAGAGCCCCAACCAGCGCCACCGCGACTTGGAGCTGAGTGGAGACCGCAGCTGGAGCGTGGGCCACCTCAAGGCCCACCTGAGCCGCGTCTACCCCGAGCGTCCG CGTCCGGAGGACCAGAGGTTAATTTATTCTGGGAAGCTGTTGTTGGATCACCAATGTCTCAGGGACTTGCTTCCAAAG CAGGAAAAACGGCATGTTTTGCATCTGGTGTGCAATGTGAAGAGTCCTTCAAAAATGCCAGAAATCAGCGCCAAG GTGGCTGAATCCACAGAGCAGCCCGCTGGTTCTAATCGGGGACAGTATCCTGAGGATTCCTCAAGTGATGGTTTAAGGCAAAGGGAAGTTCTTCGGAACCTTTCTTCCCCTGAATGGGAAAACATCTCAAG GCCTGAAGCTGCCCAGCAGGCATTCCAAGGCCTGGGTCCTGATTTCTCCGGTTACACACCCTATGGGTGGCTTCAGCTTTCCTGGTTCCAGCAGATATATGCACGACAGTACTACATGCAATA tttagcaGCCACTGCTGCATCGGGGGCTTTTGTTCCACCACCAAGTGCACAAGAGATACCTGTGGTCTCTGCACCTGCTCCAGCCCCTATTCACAACCAGTTTCCAGCTGAAAACCAGCCAGCCAATCAGAATGCTGCTCCTCAAGTGGTTGTTAATCCTGGAGCCAATCAAAATTTGCGGATGAATGCACAAGGTGGCCCTATTGTGGAAGAAGATGATGAAATAAATCGAGATTGGTTGGATTGGACCTATTCAGCagctacattttctgtttttctcagtaTCCTCTACTTCTACTCCTCCCTGAGCAGATTCCTCATGGTCATGGGGGCCACCGTTGTTATGTACCT GCATCACGTTGGGTGGTTTCCATTTAGACCGAGGCTGGTTCAGAACTTCCCAAATGATGGTCCTCCTCCTGACGTTGTAAATCAGGACCCCAACAATAACTTACAG GAAGGCACCGATCCTGAAACTGAAGACCCCAACCACCTCCCTCCAGACAGGAACGTCCTAGATGGCGAGCAGACCAGCCCCTCCTTTATGAGCACAGCATGGCTTGTCTTCAAGACTTTCTTTGCCTCTCTTCTTCCAGAAGGCCCCCCAGCCATCGCAAACTGA
- the HERPUD1 gene encoding homocysteine-responsive endoplasmic reticulum-resident ubiquitin-like domain member 1 protein isoform X2 produces MGGSHRAFCPQSRARGSYKRRPKRGRAPQRRERSLRRLGAAATPPVWHLGAQRSPDATMESETEPEPVTLLVKSPNQRHRDLELSGDRSWSVGHLKAHLSRVYPERPRPEDQRLIYSGKLLLDHQCLRDLLPKQEKRHVLHLVCNVKSPSKMPEISAKVAESTEQPAGSNRGQYPEDSSSDGLRQREVLRNLSSPEWENISRPEAAQQAFQGLGPDFSGYTPYGWLQLSWFQQIYARQYYMQYLAATAASGAFVPPPSAQEIPVVSAPAPAPIHNQFPAENQPANQNAAPQVVVNPGANQNLRMNAQGITLGGFHLDRGWFRTSQMMVLLLTL; encoded by the exons ATGGGCGGCAGCCACAGAGCGTTTTGTCCGCAGAGCCGGGCGCGGGGCTCCTATAAAAGGCGCCCAAAGCGGGGGCGCGCGCCCCAGAGACGCGAACGGTCGTTGCGGAGGTTGGGGGCGGCTGCTACGCCGCCTGTCTGGCACCTGGGAGCGCAGCGGAGCCCCGACGCCACCATGGAGTCCGAGACCGAACCCGAGCCCGTCACGCTGCTGGTGAAGAGCCCCAACCAGCGCCACCGCGACTTGGAGCTGAGTGGAGACCGCAGCTGGAGCGTGGGCCACCTCAAGGCCCACCTGAGCCGCGTCTACCCCGAGCGTCCG CGTCCGGAGGACCAGAGGTTAATTTATTCTGGGAAGCTGTTGTTGGATCACCAATGTCTCAGGGACTTGCTTCCAAAG CAGGAAAAACGGCATGTTTTGCATCTGGTGTGCAATGTGAAGAGTCCTTCAAAAATGCCAGAAATCAGCGCCAAG GTGGCTGAATCCACAGAGCAGCCCGCTGGTTCTAATCGGGGACAGTATCCTGAGGATTCCTCAAGTGATGGTTTAAGGCAAAGGGAAGTTCTTCGGAACCTTTCTTCCCCTGAATGGGAAAACATCTCAAG GCCTGAAGCTGCCCAGCAGGCATTCCAAGGCCTGGGTCCTGATTTCTCCGGTTACACACCCTATGGGTGGCTTCAGCTTTCCTGGTTCCAGCAGATATATGCACGACAGTACTACATGCAATA tttagcaGCCACTGCTGCATCGGGGGCTTTTGTTCCACCACCAAGTGCACAAGAGATACCTGTGGTCTCTGCACCTGCTCCAGCCCCTATTCACAACCAGTTTCCAGCTGAAAACCAGCCAGCCAATCAGAATGCTGCTCCTCAAGTGGTTGTTAATCCTGGAGCCAATCAAAATTTGCGGATGAATGCACAAG GCATCACGTTGGGTGGTTTCCATTTAGACCGAGGCTGGTTCAGAACTTCCCAAATGATGGTCCTCCTCCTGACGTTGTAA